The Fibrobacter sp. UWB4 genome includes a window with the following:
- the pnp gene encoding polyribonucleotide nucleotidyltransferase → MLDPKEVSVNLPDGRVITFETGRIAKQARGSAVAKMGDAFVLSTVCYGEEKDGDFFPLTVEYREKSYAAGRLPGGYSKREPGRPSDEEILSARIIDRPIRPMFPENFTREVQVVVQVLSSDKKFAPDVLGVSAASLSIGLSELPFEQQVAAVRVAVVDGQNIVMPTYDQVAVADLDLVVAGTEDSVCMVEGGAYEVSEDTMIGAILAGHEVIKEMCKAQQQLVDRCSKPKMELKPKFVGEEHDKLVALVKEVVWDELNKDVHSNMVKTDFYPAMADLCARMLEDPRILAVIGEGEAQDPKLAADAKGIFGELERTAMREMILNEGVRLDGRTTTEVRPIEIEMGVLPRAHGSAIFQRGETQGLVICTLGTKADEQRFESLQGEGAKSYMLHYNFPPFSVGECKKLGLSRREIGHGHLAERSLAAVLPLPEDFPYTIRVVSEIMESNGSSSMASVCGGCLSLMDAGVPIKAPVAGIAMGLISEKGSVKEGGKIKILTDITGTEDHLGDMDFKVTGTAEGITAFQMDIKIRGITPELMREALEQARQGRIHILGKMAELGLAAPRPHVSEKAPTMLKMRIPTTKIRDVIGSGGSVIKGMQAQTGCTINIDDNGNIDIAAPTGKAGEVCRRMIEELTAEPEPGRKYKGKVKTIQPFGAFVEILPGRDGLVHISELADRRVDKVEDVVHVGDEVEVLCLGVDPKGKVKLSMKALLPPKAAPAADAAPEAPAAEAPAEA, encoded by the coding sequence ATGCTCGACCCGAAGGAAGTGTCTGTAAACCTTCCGGATGGCCGTGTCATTACGTTTGAAACTGGCCGTATCGCAAAGCAGGCACGTGGTTCTGCTGTCGCCAAGATGGGGGACGCGTTTGTCCTTTCTACCGTTTGCTACGGTGAAGAAAAGGATGGTGACTTCTTCCCTCTGACAGTTGAATACCGCGAAAAGTCTTATGCTGCCGGACGCCTGCCTGGTGGCTATAGCAAGCGCGAACCGGGTCGTCCGAGCGATGAAGAAATTCTTTCTGCTCGTATCATCGACCGTCCGATTCGTCCGATGTTCCCGGAAAACTTCACACGTGAAGTCCAGGTCGTCGTTCAGGTTCTTTCTTCCGACAAGAAGTTCGCTCCGGACGTTCTTGGCGTAAGTGCAGCATCTCTTTCTATCGGTCTTTCTGAACTCCCGTTCGAACAGCAGGTTGCTGCCGTTCGCGTGGCTGTCGTTGATGGCCAGAACATCGTGATGCCGACTTATGACCAGGTTGCCGTGGCCGATCTAGACCTCGTGGTCGCCGGTACGGAAGACTCTGTGTGCATGGTCGAAGGTGGTGCTTACGAAGTGTCCGAAGACACGATGATTGGCGCTATCCTCGCTGGTCACGAAGTCATTAAGGAAATGTGCAAGGCCCAACAGCAACTGGTGGACCGCTGCTCCAAGCCGAAGATGGAACTCAAGCCGAAGTTTGTTGGTGAAGAACACGACAAGCTCGTTGCTTTGGTCAAGGAAGTCGTCTGGGACGAACTGAACAAGGACGTCCACTCCAACATGGTGAAGACGGACTTCTATCCGGCTATGGCAGACCTCTGCGCTCGTATGCTCGAAGATCCGCGTATCCTCGCTGTGATTGGCGAAGGCGAAGCTCAGGATCCGAAGCTCGCTGCCGATGCTAAGGGCATCTTTGGCGAACTCGAACGCACGGCTATGCGCGAAATGATTTTGAACGAAGGCGTTCGTCTTGACGGTCGTACCACGACCGAAGTCCGCCCGATCGAAATCGAAATGGGCGTGCTCCCGCGTGCTCACGGTTCTGCAATCTTCCAGCGTGGCGAAACCCAGGGTCTCGTCATTTGTACGCTTGGAACAAAGGCTGACGAACAACGTTTCGAAAGCTTGCAGGGCGAAGGCGCAAAGAGCTACATGCTCCATTACAACTTCCCGCCGTTCTCTGTCGGTGAATGCAAGAAGCTCGGTCTTTCTCGCCGTGAAATTGGTCACGGTCACTTGGCTGAACGCTCCCTCGCAGCTGTTCTTCCGCTCCCGGAAGACTTCCCGTACACGATCCGCGTGGTTTCCGAAATCATGGAATCCAACGGTTCTTCTTCCATGGCCTCTGTTTGCGGTGGCTGCCTCAGCTTGATGGACGCTGGCGTTCCTATCAAGGCTCCGGTTGCAGGTATCGCCATGGGCCTCATCTCCGAAAAGGGTTCCGTCAAGGAAGGTGGCAAGATCAAGATCTTGACCGACATTACCGGTACGGAAGACCACCTCGGCGATATGGACTTCAAGGTGACGGGTACTGCTGAAGGTATCACGGCATTCCAGATGGACATCAAGATCCGCGGTATCACCCCGGAACTCATGCGCGAAGCTTTGGAACAGGCTCGTCAGGGCCGTATCCACATCCTCGGCAAGATGGCTGAACTTGGTCTCGCTGCCCCGCGTCCGCACGTTTCTGAAAAGGCTCCGACGATGCTCAAGATGCGCATCCCGACCACGAAGATCCGTGACGTTATCGGTTCTGGTGGCTCTGTCATCAAGGGCATGCAGGCTCAGACGGGCTGCACCATCAACATTGACGACAACGGCAATATCGACATCGCCGCCCCGACGGGTAAGGCTGGTGAAGTTTGCCGTCGCATGATCGAAGAACTCACTGCAGAACCGGAACCGGGCCGCAAGTACAAGGGCAAGGTGAAGACGATCCAGCCGTTTGGCGCATTCGTCGAAATCCTCCCGGGTCGCGATGGTCTCGTTCACATCTCCGAACTTGCCGACCGCCGTGTCGATAAGGTCGAAGACGTCGTTCACGTC
- the rpsO gene encoding 30S ribosomal protein S15 produces the protein MATITKEKAAELTAKFGANEKDTGNVRVQIAILTEKIKNLTEHIKTNKKDFHSLRGLSMMVAKRKNLLKYYGEKDIIAQRALIKELGLRG, from the coding sequence ATGGCTACTATCACTAAAGAAAAGGCTGCAGAACTCACCGCTAAGTTTGGTGCTAACGAAAAGGACACCGGTAACGTCCGCGTTCAGATCGCTATCCTCACGGAAAAGATCAAGAACCTCACCGAACACATCAAGACCAACAAGAAGGACTTCCACTCTCTCCGCGGTCTGTCTATGATGGTTGCAAAGCGCAAGAACCTTCTCAAGTACTACGGCGAAAAGGACATTATCGCTCAGCGTGCATTGATCAAGGAACTCGGTCTCCGCGGCTAA
- a CDS encoding response regulator, with protein sequence MYINRKAIDDSWDSLDEVAYASEAKMGFLGRSLLSALSNISTVVGMEENLLSENMVRLVRGSRIGPLVSAARLYLPDGHIIADHAVVFDSSYIENYKKIVSPKPYVSKVGRDVVHSENIVFEQLVPVRRRGQVVAMLSAVSEIKSLYNYVATNAFKGKTSLIVVDRRDGSFVVEKTGKWKNFNDFVRTLKPKSGYSLDEWAAAVIKGGAAHMAYGEESSDEAKLLVALPLFGGCWSQILYVNENIAFARVDKIRRFYIGISAIELLVILLYLLRMVWNARRMAEAEKNEYSEIADALSGTYECIFYVNVLDDTFDTFHADTLMSKLHEEVNGRDFFFESIASLRHNLYEDDLEVVMHFMEKGAFLKRLEESASAAVEYRLVIDGVPQFYRMKAIKSSKDENHVIVAVENIDSEVNKAIAQRQEMDRNNRVIESLASDFDFVNYVTLGDDASTDFVVTYRASSILLKSIPGWSSEKSFAKRMDLLLKYLVCDSDKLQFREQTSRDRLVSTLKDESVVHVNFRIKLDGKDVYYQMKIIADKDEIGNLKGIVFGLHSVDEEIKKQMEIQSNLKQNLEIIDILSEDYSSLFYFNLVDGSSGVLAVREDIRESLNNVFASCDRLEDVFKAFVLDMAHPDDREKLFKLASREIVAEQLMHQKRLTIVFRHLYGSEYKYTRLVFAKAEPIDVPPKLIAVGFVEVDAQYRAETEHQENIERIMSLSDQYEVVFDVNIDTGLFSVSLTGGKFNDVIDEQTGEGVDFFKDREKNVRKIVYKDDVDSILQTLNRDEVIARLRHENSFFQDYRRVTSEGLKWYRMKVTKMGDWSKSRRVLVGLFNNDVVYRKEMAQQAALEQALEMAKSASRAKTMFLNNMSHDIRTPMNAIIGYTELATMHIGNKEQVKGFLGKIELSSNHLLSLINDVLDMSRIESGKLNLNEKPERLPEIVHTLKDIVQADINAKKLQFFANSIGIHNENVVCDRLRLNQVLLNVISNAVKYTPAGGSIWFSVEQKEISDPGYGVYEFRIKDSGIGMSEDFLPKIYDAFTRVNSSTVSGIQGTGLGMAITKNIVDMMDGSIDIKSKVNEGTDVVLNFKFKLVEPGHEIMKIKELEGKRILVVDDDVDCIKSLPQLFGELGVDVDCCYSGADALQKVEKAKADGFAYDAFLVDWRMPDMDGIKTTKMLREILGQDILVIVMSAYEWSDIEDKALEVGIHNFVSKPVFLSDAKNILMQSFGFAHAEAPVFDKKINFNGKKVLLVDDNELNREIAQEILEDCGIQVTTACDGEKAVEYMKHVQPGDCDLILMDVQMPVMDGYEATRLIRKLDNELVAGLPIIAMTANAFADDQQAALDAGMNEHVAKPVNVNKLKEVLSRFL encoded by the coding sequence TTGTACATAAACAGAAAAGCAATTGATGATAGCTGGGATTCCCTGGATGAAGTCGCTTATGCTTCTGAAGCCAAGATGGGCTTTTTGGGCCGTTCGCTTTTAAGTGCTCTGTCTAACATTTCGACTGTGGTGGGGATGGAAGAAAACCTGCTATCGGAAAACATGGTGCGCTTGGTTCGTGGTTCGCGTATCGGACCGTTAGTGTCAGCCGCCCGTCTTTATTTACCCGATGGCCATATTATTGCAGACCATGCGGTTGTTTTCGATTCCTCTTATATAGAGAACTATAAAAAAATTGTATCACCCAAGCCGTATGTCTCTAAGGTTGGCCGCGATGTGGTTCATTCCGAAAATATCGTGTTTGAACAGCTTGTGCCTGTCCGTCGTAGGGGGCAGGTGGTGGCCATGCTTTCCGCTGTCTCTGAAATCAAGTCGTTGTATAACTATGTTGCCACCAATGCGTTTAAGGGGAAAACATCTCTGATTGTAGTGGATCGTCGCGATGGATCCTTTGTTGTCGAAAAAACGGGAAAGTGGAAGAATTTCAATGATTTTGTTAGGACGCTCAAGCCGAAGAGCGGGTATTCGCTTGACGAGTGGGCGGCAGCGGTAATTAAGGGCGGGGCGGCCCATATGGCATACGGAGAGGAATCTTCGGATGAAGCGAAACTTTTGGTGGCGTTACCGCTTTTCGGTGGTTGCTGGTCCCAGATTCTGTATGTCAATGAAAATATTGCTTTTGCCCGCGTTGATAAAATTCGCAGGTTCTATATAGGGATTTCTGCAATTGAGTTGCTTGTTATCCTGTTGTACCTGTTGCGCATGGTGTGGAATGCCCGCCGGATGGCAGAAGCCGAGAAGAATGAGTATTCCGAAATTGCCGATGCCTTGAGTGGAACTTACGAGTGCATTTTCTATGTGAACGTCCTGGATGATACGTTTGATACGTTCCATGCCGATACGCTTATGAGCAAGTTGCACGAAGAGGTGAATGGGCGGGATTTCTTCTTTGAGTCCATCGCGAGCTTGCGGCATAACCTTTACGAGGACGATCTTGAAGTCGTCATGCATTTTATGGAAAAGGGAGCTTTCCTCAAGCGTCTTGAAGAAAGCGCTAGTGCAGCTGTCGAATACAGGCTTGTTATTGACGGTGTTCCTCAGTTCTATAGGATGAAGGCTATTAAGTCCAGTAAAGATGAAAATCATGTGATTGTGGCCGTTGAAAATATTGATTCCGAGGTCAATAAGGCGATTGCCCAGCGTCAGGAAATGGATCGCAACAATAGGGTGATTGAATCTCTTGCTTCGGATTTTGACTTTGTGAACTACGTAACGCTTGGTGATGACGCTTCGACAGATTTTGTGGTGACTTACCGTGCAAGTTCCATCCTTTTAAAGTCTATTCCTGGGTGGTCTTCGGAAAAGAGTTTTGCAAAGAGAATGGACTTGCTGCTTAAATATCTTGTCTGTGATTCCGATAAGCTCCAGTTCCGTGAACAGACTAGCCGTGATCGCCTTGTTTCGACGTTGAAGGATGAATCCGTGGTCCATGTCAATTTTAGAATCAAGCTTGATGGCAAGGACGTCTATTACCAGATGAAGATTATTGCCGACAAGGATGAAATCGGCAATCTTAAGGGCATTGTTTTTGGCTTGCACAGTGTTGATGAAGAAATCAAGAAGCAGATGGAAATTCAGTCCAACCTGAAGCAGAACCTTGAAATCATTGACATCCTTTCGGAAGACTATTCGTCGCTGTTCTATTTTAATCTGGTTGACGGGTCTAGCGGAGTCCTTGCGGTTCGTGAAGATATTAGGGAATCGTTGAATAATGTTTTTGCTTCGTGTGACAGGCTTGAAGATGTATTTAAGGCTTTTGTCCTCGATATGGCGCACCCTGATGATCGCGAAAAACTTTTCAAACTGGCCTCAAGGGAAATTGTGGCTGAACAGCTGATGCACCAGAAGCGACTGACGATTGTATTTAGGCACCTGTATGGTTCTGAATACAAGTACACGCGCTTGGTGTTTGCAAAGGCTGAACCGATTGACGTCCCGCCAAAGCTTATTGCCGTAGGCTTTGTTGAAGTGGACGCCCAGTACCGTGCTGAAACGGAACACCAGGAAAATATTGAACGCATCATGAGCCTTTCGGATCAGTACGAAGTCGTGTTCGATGTCAATATCGATACGGGCCTGTTTAGCGTTTCTCTGACGGGTGGAAAGTTTAATGATGTTATCGATGAACAGACGGGCGAGGGCGTAGATTTCTTTAAGGATCGTGAAAAGAATGTCCGCAAGATTGTTTATAAAGACGACGTGGACTCGATTCTTCAGACGCTTAATCGAGATGAAGTTATCGCTCGCTTGCGGCATGAGAATTCGTTCTTCCAGGACTATCGTCGAGTGACCAGCGAAGGTCTCAAATGGTATCGCATGAAAGTGACCAAAATGGGCGACTGGTCCAAGAGCCGTCGTGTGCTTGTTGGCCTCTTTAACAACGATGTCGTTTACCGCAAGGAAATGGCGCAGCAGGCTGCCCTTGAACAGGCTCTTGAAATGGCTAAGTCTGCATCGAGGGCAAAGACGATGTTCCTCAACAACATGAGCCACGATATCCGCACTCCGATGAATGCAATTATTGGCTATACGGAACTTGCGACCATGCACATTGGCAACAAGGAACAGGTCAAGGGATTTCTCGGAAAGATTGAACTTTCGTCGAACCACTTGCTTTCGCTGATTAATGATGTGCTTGACATGAGCCGTATTGAATCTGGCAAGTTGAACCTGAACGAAAAACCGGAACGCCTGCCTGAAATAGTCCATACGCTCAAGGATATTGTGCAGGCGGATATCAATGCGAAAAAATTGCAGTTCTTTGCCAATAGCATCGGTATCCACAATGAAAATGTTGTCTGTGATCGTCTCCGCCTGAACCAGGTGCTGTTGAACGTGATTTCCAATGCCGTGAAATATACTCCGGCTGGAGGTTCAATTTGGTTCTCCGTTGAACAGAAGGAAATCTCTGATCCGGGATACGGAGTGTACGAGTTTAGAATAAAGGACTCGGGCATCGGCATGAGCGAAGATTTCTTGCCGAAAATTTATGACGCGTTTACTCGTGTAAATTCCTCGACGGTCTCTGGCATTCAGGGAACGGGCCTTGGCATGGCGATTACAAAGAATATCGTCGATATGATGGATGGCTCAATTGATATCAAGAGCAAGGTGAATGAAGGAACTGATGTTGTTCTGAATTTCAAGTTCAAGCTTGTTGAGCCTGGGCATGAAATCATGAAAATCAAGGAACTGGAAGGCAAGAGAATTCTGGTTGTTGATGATGATGTCGATTGTATAAAGAGTCTCCCGCAGCTTTTTGGCGAGTTAGGCGTCGATGTGGATTGTTGCTATTCTGGAGCGGATGCTTTGCAAAAAGTGGAAAAAGCTAAGGCGGATGGGTTTGCCTATGATGCGTTCCTCGTGGACTGGCGCATGCCGGATATGGATGGCATAAAGACGACCAAGATGCTTCGTGAAATTCTGGGCCAAGACATTCTCGTGATTGTAATGTCCGCTTATGAATGGTCGGATATCGAGGATAAGGCTCTTGAGGTGGGTATCCATAATTTTGTAAGTAAACCAGTGTTCTTGTCCGATGCAAAGAATATACTGATGCAGAGCTTTGGTTTTGCCCATGCTGAAGCACCGGTGTTTGACAAGAAGATTAATTTTAATGGCAAGAAGGTGTTGCTGGTCGATGATAACGAACTGAACCGTGAAATTGCCCAGGAAATTCTGGAAGACTGCGGAATCCAGGTCACGACGGCATGCGATGGCGAAAAGGCTGTGGAGTACATGAAACATGTGCAGCCGGGTGATTGTGACTTGATCTTGATGGATGTCCAGATGCCGGTTATGGATGGCTACGAGGCGACCCGCCTGATTCGTAAGCTGGACAATGAATTGGTTGCAGGTCTACCCATCATTGCAATGACGGCTAACGCTTTTGCCGATGACCAGCAGGCCGCTCTGGATGCCGGCATGAACGAGCATGTGGCAAAACCCGTGAACGTCAACAAGCTGAAAGAAGTACTTTCGAGGTTTTTGTAG